A genome region from Streptomyces xanthophaeus includes the following:
- a CDS encoding ECF transporter S component has translation MNRPPRPPRPPRPARPARPVRIGPRAAVALVLVTLIGIAAFGWPLLADRGSGLAHAQDAPWLFAALLPLLVAVVVATIADNGMDAKAVAMLGVLAAVGAALRPLGAGTAGLEPMFFLMVLSARVLGPGFGFVLGSVTMFASALLTGGVGPWMPFQMLAMGWFALGAGLLPGPERIRGRAELLMLAAYGFVGSFAYGTVMNLQGWVLLQGMGQGISFHPGEPVAANLARFAAYCLATSVGWDLGRAVLTVVLTLALGATLLKALRRATRKAAFDAPASFDPRTGAEPEPALERGTNGSGG, from the coding sequence GTGAACCGTCCACCCCGTCCACCCCGTCCACCCCGCCCTGCCCGTCCCGCCCGCCCCGTCCGGATCGGTCCCCGCGCCGCCGTCGCCCTGGTCCTCGTCACCCTCATCGGCATCGCGGCCTTCGGCTGGCCGCTGCTCGCCGACCGTGGCTCGGGCCTCGCCCACGCGCAGGACGCCCCGTGGCTCTTCGCCGCGCTCCTCCCGCTCCTGGTAGCGGTGGTCGTCGCGACCATCGCCGACAACGGCATGGACGCGAAGGCGGTGGCGATGCTCGGTGTGCTCGCCGCCGTCGGGGCGGCGCTGAGACCGCTGGGCGCGGGTACGGCCGGGCTGGAGCCCATGTTCTTCCTGATGGTGCTCAGCGCGCGGGTGCTCGGTCCGGGCTTCGGCTTCGTCCTGGGCTCGGTGACGATGTTCGCCTCCGCCCTGCTGACGGGCGGGGTCGGGCCGTGGATGCCGTTCCAGATGCTGGCGATGGGCTGGTTCGCGCTGGGGGCCGGGCTGCTGCCGGGCCCGGAGCGGATCCGGGGCCGGGCGGAGCTGCTGATGCTGGCCGCGTACGGCTTCGTGGGCTCGTTCGCGTACGGCACGGTCATGAATCTGCAGGGCTGGGTGCTGCTGCAGGGCATGGGCCAGGGCATCTCCTTCCATCCGGGGGAGCCGGTGGCCGCGAATCTGGCGCGGTTCGCCGCGTACTGCCTGGCGACCTCGGTGGGCTGGGACCTGGGCCGGGCCGTGCTGACGGTCGTACTGACCCTCGCCCTCGGGGCGACGCTGCTGAAGGCGCTGCGCCGGGCGACCCGCAAAGCTGCGTTCGACGCCCCCGCCTCCTTCGATCCAAGGACCGGAGCGGAGCCCGAACCCGCCCTCGAAAGGGGTACGAACGGCAGCGGAGGGTGA
- a CDS encoding ABC transporter ATP-binding protein: protein MIRFEQVSVTYEGASAPSVQGVDLVIPEGELTLLVGPSGVGKSTLLGTVSGLVPHFTGGTLRGRVTVAGRDTRTHKPRELADVVGTVGQDPLAHFVTDVVEDELAYGMESLGLPPAVMRRRVEETLDLLGLNELRDRPIATLSGGQQQRVAIGSVLTPHPKVLVLDEPTSALDPAAAEEVLAVLQRLVHDLGTTVLMAEHRLERVVQYADQVLLLPSPGAAPVIGTPAEIMAVSPVHPPVVALGRLAGWSPLPLSIRDARRQAAPLRSRLSSVIRPTASQGSASIPAPPAFEARGAGHSPVLSASPAFEARGSGGGAPVAGAPGLLARLRRGRSRPTPAPREVPAEAHRVTVRRGRVQALHGITLTVAPGETIALMGRNGAGKSTLLSTLVGTVTPTTGEVTVGGRTPHRTAPPEMVRRVGLVPQEPRDLLYADTVAAECAAADSDAAAPAGTCRDLVSALLPDVPDDIHPRDLSEGQRLALALALVLTGRPALLLLDEPTRGLDYAAKVRLVEILRGLAADGHAIVLATHDVELTAELAHRVVILAGGEIVADGPTAEVVVSSPAFAPQVAKVLAPDPWLTVRQVAEALDAAEAP, encoded by the coding sequence GTGATCCGCTTCGAGCAGGTGTCGGTCACCTACGAGGGTGCGTCCGCCCCCTCCGTGCAGGGCGTCGACCTGGTGATCCCCGAGGGGGAGCTGACACTGCTGGTCGGCCCGTCGGGCGTCGGCAAGTCCACCCTGCTGGGGACGGTCTCCGGACTGGTCCCGCACTTCACGGGCGGCACCCTGCGGGGCCGGGTCACGGTCGCCGGCCGGGACACGCGCACCCACAAGCCGCGCGAGCTCGCCGACGTGGTCGGCACGGTCGGCCAGGATCCCCTCGCGCACTTCGTGACGGACGTGGTGGAGGACGAGCTCGCCTACGGCATGGAGTCCCTGGGACTGCCACCTGCGGTGATGCGCCGCCGTGTGGAGGAGACCCTGGACCTGCTGGGCCTGAACGAGCTGCGCGACCGGCCGATCGCGACGCTGTCCGGCGGCCAGCAGCAGCGGGTCGCGATCGGCTCGGTCCTCACCCCGCACCCGAAGGTGCTGGTGCTCGACGAGCCGACGTCCGCGCTCGACCCGGCGGCGGCGGAGGAGGTTCTCGCGGTCCTCCAGCGCCTGGTCCACGACCTGGGCACGACCGTGCTGATGGCGGAGCACCGGCTGGAGCGGGTCGTCCAGTACGCCGACCAGGTCCTGCTCCTGCCGTCGCCGGGCGCGGCCCCGGTCATCGGAACCCCGGCCGAGATCATGGCCGTCTCCCCGGTCCACCCGCCGGTGGTCGCCCTGGGCCGCCTCGCGGGCTGGTCCCCGCTCCCCCTCTCGATCCGCGACGCCCGCCGCCAGGCCGCTCCGCTCCGGTCCCGCCTGTCATCCGTCATCCGCCCCACCGCTTCCCAGGGCTCCGCGTCCATTCCAGCCCCGCCGGCGTTTGAGGCGCGGGGCGCGGGGCACAGCCCCGTTCTTTCAGCCTCGCCGGCGTTCGAGGCGCGGGGGTCCGGGGGCGGAGCCCCCGTCGCCGGAGCCCCCGGGCTGCTCGCCCGCCTGCGCCGCGGCCGCAGCAGGCCGACCCCCGCCCCCCGGGAGGTACCGGCCGAGGCCCACCGTGTCACCGTCCGCCGCGGCCGCGTACAGGCCCTGCACGGAATCACCCTCACGGTGGCCCCCGGCGAAACCATCGCCCTCATGGGCCGCAACGGCGCCGGCAAGTCCACCCTCCTCTCCACCCTCGTCGGTACCGTCACCCCCACCACCGGCGAGGTGACCGTCGGCGGCCGCACCCCCCACCGCACGGCGCCGCCCGAGATGGTGCGCCGCGTCGGCCTCGTCCCGCAGGAACCCCGCGACCTCCTGTACGCCGACACGGTCGCCGCCGAGTGCGCGGCCGCCGACTCCGACGCCGCCGCGCCCGCCGGCACCTGCCGGGACCTCGTCTCCGCGCTGCTCCCGGACGTCCCCGACGACATCCACCCGCGCGATCTCTCCGAGGGCCAGCGTCTGGCCCTCGCCCTGGCCCTGGTCCTCACCGGCCGCCCTGCCCTGCTGCTCCTGGACGAGCCCACGCGCGGCCTGGACTACGCCGCCAAGGTCCGCCTGGTCGAGATCCTGCGGGGCCTGGCCGCCGACGGCCACGCCATCGTCCTGGCCACCCACGACGTGGAGCTCACCGCCGAGCTGGCCCACCGCGTGGTGATCCTGGCCGGCGGGGAGATCGTCGCGGACGGTCCGACCGCCGAGGTCGTCGTCTCCTCGCCCGCCTTCGCGCCGCAGGTGGCGAAGGTCCTCGCCCCGGACCCCTGGCTCACCGTGCGCCAGGTCGCCGAGGCCCTGGACGCGGCGGAGGCCCCGTGA
- a CDS encoding energy-coupling factor transporter transmembrane component T, whose product MTGPGAAAHPGNDAEPAATDTGAPRTAPATGTGTGTDKAAPFTADGRPATGAARTTGTATGAGTGTRRAWPQAHRAPTGAAADGVPPARRSPAAVQDPAYRSTYERWRPPQAARATALHAGAWWLWALGLATAASRTTNPLLLGLIVGVAGYVVAARRTDAPWARSYGAFLKLGLFVIGLRLLFSMLLGSPIPGSHTLFTLPEIPLPAWAQGIRFGGRVTAEQLVFAFYDGLKLAALLVCVGAANALANPARLLKSLPAALYEAGVAVVVAMTFAPNMVADVVRLRTARRLRGRPTGGVKAILQIGLPVLEGALERSVAIAASMDARGYGRTAEVPPAVRHTTNALTLGGLIGMCAGTYGLLAAQGAAYGLPVLGVGAALAVAGLRLGGRRSVRTRYRPDRWGPRAWLVAGSGAAVAALLIHAGSVDPAGLHPGVVPLAAPTLPLWPAAAILIGLLPAFVAPVPPKEASQ is encoded by the coding sequence ATGACCGGCCCCGGCGCCGCGGCGCACCCCGGCAACGACGCCGAGCCGGCCGCCACGGACACCGGCGCACCCCGCACCGCGCCCGCCACCGGCACCGGCACCGGCACCGACAAGGCCGCGCCCTTTACGGCCGACGGCAGGCCGGCCACCGGCGCGGCCCGCACCACGGGCACGGCCACGGGCGCGGGCACCGGTACCCGCCGGGCGTGGCCGCAGGCCCACCGCGCCCCCACCGGAGCCGCAGCCGACGGCGTGCCCCCGGCCCGGCGGAGTCCGGCCGCGGTGCAGGATCCCGCGTACCGGTCGACGTACGAACGATGGAGGCCCCCGCAGGCCGCCCGGGCCACCGCCCTGCACGCGGGGGCCTGGTGGCTGTGGGCCCTCGGCCTCGCCACCGCCGCCTCCCGCACCACCAACCCGCTGCTGCTCGGGCTGATCGTCGGCGTCGCCGGGTACGTGGTCGCGGCCCGCCGCACCGACGCTCCCTGGGCCCGTTCCTACGGCGCCTTCCTCAAGCTCGGCCTCTTCGTCATCGGCCTGCGCCTGCTCTTCTCCATGCTCCTCGGCTCCCCCATCCCCGGCTCGCACACCCTCTTCACCCTCCCGGAGATCCCGCTCCCGGCCTGGGCCCAGGGCATCCGCTTCGGCGGCCGCGTCACCGCCGAGCAGCTCGTCTTCGCCTTCTACGACGGCCTGAAGCTGGCCGCGCTCCTGGTGTGCGTCGGCGCCGCGAACGCCCTCGCCAATCCGGCACGGCTGCTGAAGTCGCTGCCGGCCGCCCTGTACGAGGCCGGGGTCGCCGTCGTCGTCGCCATGACCTTCGCGCCGAACATGGTCGCCGACGTCGTCCGCCTGCGGACGGCCCGCCGGCTGCGCGGCCGGCCCACGGGCGGGGTGAAGGCGATCCTCCAGATCGGCCTGCCGGTCCTGGAGGGCGCTCTGGAACGCTCCGTCGCCATCGCCGCCTCGATGGACGCGCGCGGCTACGGCCGCACCGCCGAGGTCCCGCCCGCCGTCCGGCACACCACCAACGCCCTCACCCTCGGCGGCCTCATCGGCATGTGCGCGGGCACGTACGGCCTGCTGGCCGCGCAGGGCGCCGCGTACGGGCTGCCCGTGCTCGGCGTCGGCGCGGCCCTGGCCGTCGCGGGCCTGCGCCTGGGCGGGCGCCGGTCGGTGCGGACCCGCTACCGGCCCGACCGCTGGGGGCCTCGGGCCTGGCTGGTCGCCGGATCGGGCGCGGCCGTGGCCGCCCTGCTGATCCACGCCGGTTCCGTCGACCCGGCAGGCCTGCACCCGGGCGTGGTCCCGCTCGCGGCCCCCACGCTCCCGCTGTGGCCGGCGGCCGCGATCCTCATCGGCCTGCTGCCCGCCTTCGTGGCACCCGTACCGCCCAAGGAGGCGTCGCAGTGA
- a CDS encoding SCO2322 family protein, with protein sequence MRRRLPAVALALGITLALLAATPALAAGYRYWSFWDGSAGGRWSYATQGPSMARPADGAVQGFRFSVSKDAAEQAAQPRAAADFETVCGATAPTEGTKRVALVIDFGVPADAPAGDTPPDAAPRTACAQVAPEATTAEALASVAKPLRYNSAALLCAISGYPKQGCGDQVADSTAGTPAPSAPAQSAAPDSGGGPSAGLLAGIAAVAALAAAGIWQSRRRTR encoded by the coding sequence ATGCGCCGCCGCCTGCCCGCCGTGGCCCTCGCTCTCGGGATCACCCTGGCCCTGCTGGCCGCCACCCCTGCGCTGGCGGCCGGCTACCGCTACTGGTCGTTCTGGGACGGCTCGGCGGGCGGCCGGTGGTCGTACGCCACCCAGGGCCCTTCGATGGCCCGACCCGCGGACGGTGCCGTCCAGGGCTTCCGTTTCTCGGTGAGCAAGGACGCGGCCGAGCAGGCGGCCCAGCCGCGCGCGGCGGCCGACTTCGAGACCGTCTGCGGGGCGACCGCCCCGACGGAGGGCACCAAGCGGGTGGCGCTCGTCATCGACTTCGGCGTCCCGGCGGACGCCCCGGCGGGTGACACCCCGCCCGATGCCGCCCCGCGCACGGCCTGCGCGCAGGTGGCCCCCGAGGCCACGACGGCCGAGGCGCTGGCCTCGGTCGCCAAGCCGCTGCGCTACAACAGCGCGGCGCTGCTGTGCGCGATCTCCGGCTACCCGAAGCAGGGCTGCGGTGACCAGGTCGCGGACAGCACGGCGGGGACCCCGGCCCCGTCGGCCCCGGCGCAGTCCGCCGCCCCGGATTCCGGCGGGGGCCCGTCCGCGGGCCTGCTCGCGGGCATCGCCGCGGTGGCCGCCCTGGCCGCGGCCGGCATCTGGCAGTCCCGCCGCCGCACCCGATGA
- a CDS encoding prenyltransferase/squalene oxidase repeat-containing protein, translating into MNVRRSAAALAASAVLCVGAAPAALADTAPPASPSAPPVIPSGLYGKSDPTYDGVWRQSFALLAQHTVGVEPAREAVTWLLGQQCQNGGFTSFRPNAATACDANTTYDTNATAAAVQALKALGGQDAAVKKSVDWLKSVQNEDGGWNYVPGPASPSDANSTAVVISALSVAGEKPAEVRSKAGRSAYEGLLAFQLGCTAEPAADRGAFAYQPADGKLLANADATAAATLAGLGKGAAVVPSAENTPAAPLACPAANAADPVAAAQGAAGHLAEALKKDGHLMAVTPGADQPVPDTGNTVDAVLALAAAGHKESAAGALKWLETNSAEWAKGSPAALGTLVLATHATGNDPKSFGGTDLVAALNATGPAPQGADTEATKVDSKKEEPSGGQNFWWIVGAGAAAGIGIGILLSGRRKKNHS; encoded by the coding sequence ATGAACGTCCGTCGCAGCGCAGCCGCGCTCGCCGCCTCCGCCGTGCTCTGCGTGGGCGCCGCCCCCGCAGCCCTCGCCGACACCGCGCCGCCCGCCTCCCCCTCCGCGCCCCCGGTCATCCCCTCCGGTCTGTACGGCAAGAGCGACCCCACGTACGACGGCGTGTGGCGGCAGTCCTTCGCACTGCTCGCCCAGCACACGGTCGGTGTCGAGCCCGCCCGCGAGGCCGTGACCTGGCTGCTCGGCCAGCAGTGCCAGAACGGCGGCTTCACCTCCTTCCGCCCGAACGCCGCCACGGCCTGCGACGCGAACACGACGTACGACACGAACGCCACCGCGGCGGCCGTGCAGGCACTGAAGGCGCTCGGCGGCCAGGACGCTGCCGTCAAGAAGAGCGTCGACTGGCTGAAGTCCGTCCAGAACGAGGACGGCGGCTGGAACTACGTGCCCGGGCCCGCCTCCCCCAGCGACGCCAACTCCACCGCCGTGGTGATCAGCGCCCTGTCCGTGGCGGGCGAGAAGCCCGCCGAGGTCAGGTCGAAGGCGGGCAGGTCGGCCTACGAGGGCCTGCTCGCCTTCCAGCTCGGCTGCACCGCCGAGCCGGCCGCCGACCGGGGTGCCTTCGCGTACCAGCCGGCCGACGGCAAGCTCCTCGCGAACGCCGACGCGACGGCCGCCGCCACCCTGGCCGGCCTCGGCAAGGGCGCGGCCGTCGTCCCGTCCGCCGAGAACACCCCCGCGGCCCCGCTGGCCTGCCCGGCCGCGAACGCCGCCGACCCGGTGGCCGCCGCCCAGGGCGCGGCCGGCCACCTGGCCGAGGCCCTCAAGAAGGACGGCCACCTCATGGCCGTCACCCCGGGCGCGGACCAGCCCGTCCCCGACACGGGCAACACCGTCGACGCGGTACTGGCCCTGGCCGCCGCGGGACACAAGGAGTCGGCGGCGGGCGCCCTGAAGTGGCTGGAGACCAACTCCGCCGAGTGGGCGAAGGGCAGCCCGGCCGCTCTGGGCACCCTCGTCCTCGCCACGCACGCCACCGGCAACGACCCGAAGTCCTTCGGCGGCACCGACCTCGTCGCCGCGCTGAACGCGACCGGCCCGGCCCCGCAGGGCGCGGACACCGAAGCGACCAAGGTGGACAGCAAGAAGGAGGAGCCCTCCGGCGGCCAGAATTTCTGGTGGATCGTCGGCGCGGGCGCCGCGGCCGGTATCGGCATCGGCATCCTGCTGAGCGGCCGCCGGAAGAAGAACCACTCCTGA
- a CDS encoding MBL fold metallo-hydrolase: protein MTEDTPQVTADTSPVTGDTPHVTDHGGGVWAIKVPIPDNPLGHTLVHVLDTDRGPVLVDTGWDDPASWDTLAAGLAALGTAVTDIHGVVITHHHPDHHGLSGQVREASGAWIAMHAADTEVVVRTRSSEPGVWFDYMSTKLAAAGAPEEHIAPLRAARASGRMRTLPGLRAAVPDREIVPSELLPLAGRRLRAIWTPGHTPGHVCLHLEEAHPANLPGNGRLFSGDHLLPEISPHIGLYEAPEDTRVTDPLGDYLDSLERIGRLGPAEVLPAHQHAFTDAPARVRELLDHHEERLTGLWTLLAEPLTPWGLAERMEWNRPWEQVPYGSRNIAVSEAEAHVRRLVKQGRAEAVPGTDPVTYRAL from the coding sequence ATGACGGAGGACACGCCACAGGTCACGGCGGACACCTCGCCGGTCACCGGCGACACACCACACGTCACCGATCACGGCGGCGGCGTGTGGGCGATCAAGGTCCCCATCCCCGACAACCCCCTCGGACACACCCTCGTCCACGTCCTCGACACCGACCGCGGCCCGGTCCTCGTCGACACCGGCTGGGACGACCCCGCCTCCTGGGACACCCTCGCCGCCGGCCTCGCCGCACTCGGCACCGCCGTCACCGACATCCACGGCGTGGTCATCACCCACCACCACCCCGACCACCACGGCCTTTCCGGCCAGGTCCGCGAGGCATCCGGCGCCTGGATCGCCATGCACGCCGCCGACACCGAGGTCGTCGTACGGACCCGCTCCTCCGAACCCGGCGTCTGGTTCGACTACATGAGCACCAAACTCGCCGCCGCCGGAGCCCCCGAGGAGCACATCGCCCCGCTGCGCGCCGCCCGCGCGAGCGGCCGCATGCGGACCCTGCCCGGCCTGCGCGCCGCCGTCCCCGACCGGGAGATCGTCCCCTCCGAGCTGCTCCCCCTCGCCGGGCGCCGGTTGCGCGCGATCTGGACCCCCGGCCACACCCCCGGCCACGTCTGCCTGCACCTGGAGGAAGCGCACCCGGCGAACCTCCCCGGCAACGGCCGCCTCTTCTCCGGGGACCACCTGCTGCCCGAGATCTCCCCCCACATCGGCCTGTACGAGGCCCCGGAGGACACCCGTGTCACCGACCCCCTCGGCGACTACCTCGACTCCCTCGAACGCATCGGCCGCCTCGGACCCGCCGAGGTCCTCCCGGCCCACCAGCACGCCTTCACCGACGCACCCGCCCGCGTACGGGAGCTCCTCGACCACCACGAGGAACGGCTGACGGGCCTGTGGACGCTGCTGGCCGAGCCACTGACCCCGTGGGGCCTGGCCGAGCGGATGGAGTGGAACCGGCCCTGGGAGCAGGTCCCGTACGGCTCCCGCAACATCGCCGTCTCCGAAGCGGAGGCCCACGTGCGGCGGCTGGTGAAGCAGGGCCGCGCCGAGGCGGTGCCGGGCACGGACCCGGTCACGTACCGGGCCCTGTAA
- a CDS encoding aldehyde dehydrogenase, with protein sequence MTELVEHGKLFIGGEWTDPLGTDTIQVVSPHTEQVIGSVPHASKADVDRAVAVARKAFDDGPWPRMTLDERIAVVSRIKDAIAVRHEEIARSISSQNGSPYSWSVLAQALGPMMVYDAAITVARAYPYEEYRQGVLGPILVRREPVGVVAAVIPWNVPQFVAAAKLAPALLTGSTVILKPSPEAPLDSYILADIAREAGLPEGVLSILPADREVSEYLVGHPGIDKVAFTGSVAAGKRVMEVAARNLTRVTLELGGKSAAVVLPDADVATAVAGIVPAAWMNNGQACVAQTRILAPRSRYEEVAEALAAAAGALVVGDPLDPATQLGPLVAKRQQQRSLDYIRIGQEEGAKVLAGGGRPAGLEQGWYVEPTLFGDVDNTMRVAREEIFGPVVCLIPYGDEAEAVRVANDSDFGLSGSVWTADVERGIDFARRIRTGTFNVNTFSLDMMGPFGGYKNSGLGREFGPEGLSEYLEHKMIHLPATYSSGAGEAGA encoded by the coding sequence ATGACCGAGCTCGTGGAACACGGAAAGCTGTTCATCGGCGGGGAGTGGACGGATCCGCTGGGCACCGACACCATCCAGGTCGTCTCCCCCCACACCGAGCAGGTCATCGGATCCGTCCCGCACGCCTCGAAGGCGGACGTCGACCGCGCCGTCGCCGTCGCGCGCAAGGCGTTCGACGACGGGCCCTGGCCGCGGATGACCCTGGACGAGCGGATCGCCGTCGTCTCCCGGATCAAGGACGCGATAGCCGTCCGGCACGAGGAGATCGCCCGTTCCATCAGCTCCCAGAACGGGTCCCCGTACTCCTGGAGCGTCCTCGCCCAGGCCCTCGGCCCGATGATGGTCTACGACGCCGCGATCACGGTCGCCCGCGCCTACCCGTACGAGGAGTACCGCCAGGGCGTGCTCGGGCCCATCCTGGTGCGCCGGGAGCCGGTGGGCGTGGTCGCCGCCGTCATCCCGTGGAACGTCCCGCAGTTCGTGGCGGCCGCCAAGCTGGCGCCGGCCCTCCTGACCGGCTCGACCGTGATCCTCAAGCCGTCGCCCGAGGCACCGCTCGACTCCTACATCCTCGCCGACATCGCACGCGAGGCCGGACTCCCCGAAGGCGTGCTGTCGATCCTGCCCGCCGACCGCGAGGTCAGCGAGTACCTCGTCGGGCACCCCGGCATCGACAAGGTCGCCTTCACCGGCTCGGTCGCGGCCGGCAAGCGCGTGATGGAGGTCGCCGCGCGCAACCTCACCCGCGTCACTCTCGAACTCGGCGGCAAGTCGGCCGCCGTGGTCCTCCCCGACGCCGACGTGGCGACCGCGGTCGCCGGGATCGTGCCCGCGGCCTGGATGAACAACGGCCAGGCGTGCGTCGCCCAGACCCGCATCCTCGCCCCCCGCAGCCGCTACGAGGAGGTGGCCGAGGCCCTCGCGGCGGCGGCCGGCGCGCTGGTCGTCGGCGACCCGCTCGACCCGGCGACCCAGCTCGGCCCGCTGGTGGCGAAGCGGCAGCAGCAGCGCTCGCTCGACTACATCCGGATCGGGCAGGAGGAAGGAGCGAAGGTCCTGGCGGGCGGCGGCCGTCCGGCGGGCCTGGAGCAGGGCTGGTACGTGGAGCCCACCCTCTTCGGCGACGTCGACAACACCATGCGCGTCGCCCGCGAGGAGATCTTCGGCCCGGTCGTCTGCCTGATCCCCTACGGGGACGAGGCCGAGGCCGTACGGGTGGCCAACGACTCGGACTTCGGCCTCAGCGGCAGCGTCTGGACCGCCGACGTCGAGCGCGGCATCGACTTCGCCCGCCGGATCCGCACCGGCACCTTCAACGTGAACACCTTCAGCCTGGACATGATGGGGCCGTTCGGCGGCTACAAGAACAGCGGCCTGGGGCGGGAGTTCGGCCCGGAGGGCCTGAGCGAGTACCTGGAGCACAAGATGATCCACCTCCCGGCCACGTATTCGTCCGGCGCCGGCGAGGCGGGTGCCTGA
- a CDS encoding ferredoxin, which yields MGDRWQVEVDRGVCIGSGMCVNHAPDGFVLDSARQSHPRTAESDANEPILTAAEGCPVEAIMITLAGTGEPVFPPEE from the coding sequence ATGGGTGACCGCTGGCAGGTCGAGGTGGACCGGGGGGTCTGCATCGGCTCGGGCATGTGCGTGAACCACGCCCCGGACGGCTTCGTCCTGGACTCGGCACGCCAGTCCCATCCGCGCACCGCCGAGTCGGACGCGAACGAGCCGATCCTCACGGCGGCGGAGGGCTGCCCCGTCGAAGCCATCATGATCACCTTGGCCGGCACCGGCGAACCGGTCTTCCCGCCGGAGGAGTAG